A stretch of the Marivirga tractuosa DSM 4126 genome encodes the following:
- a CDS encoding STAS/SEC14 domain-containing protein produces MSTVVSQAEKVTIKEQTDVQAAMITFHGSLKSEEYRAAMLSNYDLCQQPHIKNWLQNNTDAGVLSLDDQKWVSENLIPKAAQEVEKIAVVVSKDVFRKFAAKNILDKQKGKLNFQYFNNLEDAKAWLKA; encoded by the coding sequence ATGTCAACTGTAGTATCTCAAGCAGAGAAAGTAACCATTAAGGAACAAACTGATGTTCAAGCAGCCATGATTACCTTTCACGGTAGTTTAAAAAGTGAAGAATACCGTGCTGCAATGTTATCAAATTATGATTTGTGTCAGCAACCACATATTAAAAATTGGCTGCAAAATAATACTGACGCTGGAGTATTGTCATTAGATGATCAAAAGTGGGTTTCAGAAAACCTGATACCTAAAGCAGCTCAGGAAGTAGAGAAGATCGCGGTAGTAGTTTCAAAGGATGTATTTAGAAAATTTGCTGCTAAAAATATTTTAGATAAACAAAAAGGAAAATTGAATTTTCAATATTTCAACAACTTGGAGGATGCCAAAGCGTGGTTGAAAGCATAA
- a CDS encoding cytochrome b5 domain-containing protein yields MKKYSPQQLALRNGQDKEEIWIAYKGIIYDVTNSKLWKNGTHYEHWSGQDLTEELKDAPHTEMVFERLNIIGELIQ; encoded by the coding sequence ATGAAGAAATACAGCCCTCAACAGCTTGCATTACGCAATGGACAGGACAAGGAAGAAATCTGGATCGCTTATAAGGGAATTATATATGATGTAACCAATTCAAAGCTATGGAAAAATGGCACGCATTACGAACATTGGTCTGGACAAGATCTAACTGAGGAGTTAAAAGATGCCCCACACACGGAAATGGTGTTCGAAAGATTAAATATAATAGGAGAATTAATCCAATGA
- a CDS encoding Na/Pi symporter: protein MISNPVLNSEQKWQSTLKRLILIAFNIFLFLLAIDFIGYSFRLLNKDIANSIINLTANPFISLFIGLLITAIIQSSSTSTSMIVAIVASGSIEFSDAIPMIMGANIGTTLTSTLVSLSFITNRDEFRKAIGAGVVHDFFNILVVAILFPLEYKYGLLTHLSSSASNFILGADYVAQNSEFRYFLFTKPIVLFIGELVPYPVVLAISSFVLLAVTVKFLSRTLYKSITGGSREFLQKYFFGSPYRSFFWGIVFTAGVQSSSVTTSVIVPFVATRKISLKQSFTFILGANIGTTITALVAALFKSEAAVSIALVHLFFNLIGVLIFLPFPIIRNIPVQMAKSFGRLAMKFRIAGFAYIIFTFFLIPFVLISFNKEEGNEKETDDKIEESINKSVNPTDSLD, encoded by the coding sequence ATCATTAGCAATCCAGTTTTAAATAGTGAGCAGAAATGGCAATCAACCTTAAAAAGGCTGATACTGATTGCATTCAACATTTTTCTATTTTTGTTGGCAATAGATTTTATAGGTTATTCATTCCGATTATTGAATAAGGATATAGCTAATTCTATTATAAACCTTACAGCAAATCCTTTTATAAGTCTTTTTATTGGGCTCTTGATTACAGCCATCATCCAAAGCAGCAGCACTAGTACTTCCATGATTGTAGCAATAGTGGCCTCTGGCTCTATTGAGTTCTCTGATGCAATCCCTATGATTATGGGTGCAAATATTGGAACTACGCTAACCAGTACTTTGGTTTCATTAAGTTTCATTACAAATAGAGATGAATTCAGAAAAGCTATTGGGGCAGGTGTAGTCCATGACTTCTTCAATATACTGGTTGTTGCTATACTATTTCCGTTGGAGTATAAGTATGGATTATTAACACATCTATCCTCTTCGGCCTCTAATTTTATTTTGGGGGCTGATTATGTTGCGCAGAATTCGGAATTCAGATATTTCCTTTTTACTAAACCGATAGTGTTGTTTATTGGTGAATTAGTACCTTATCCTGTTGTTCTTGCTATTTCTTCCTTCGTATTATTGGCTGTAACAGTTAAATTTTTATCTAGAACATTATATAAATCCATTACAGGTGGTTCACGGGAATTTTTACAAAAATATTTCTTCGGCAGTCCTTACAGATCCTTTTTCTGGGGTATAGTTTTTACGGCTGGTGTTCAAAGCAGCTCGGTAACCACCTCGGTAATCGTTCCTTTTGTAGCTACTCGAAAGATCAGCTTAAAACAAAGTTTTACTTTTATTTTGGGGGCAAATATCGGGACTACCATTACTGCACTAGTTGCAGCCCTATTTAAGTCAGAAGCTGCAGTAAGCATTGCCTTGGTGCACTTGTTTTTTAATTTGATAGGAGTGTTGATCTTTCTCCCTTTTCCAATTATAAGAAATATTCCGGTTCAAATGGCTAAGTCCTTCGGGCGTTTGGCTATGAAGTTTAGGATTGCTGGTTTTGCTTATATTATATTCACATTCTTTTTGATCCCTTTTGTTTTGATTTCCTTTAATAAAGAGGAGGGAAATGAAAAAGAGACAGATGATAAAATAGAGGAAAGTATCAATAAGTCTGTCAATCCGACTGATTCATTGGATTAA